The segment CAAGAAGCTGCACGCCCGGTTGCAGACGACGACCGTCTACGTCACCCACGACCAGGTGGAGGCCATGACCATGGGCGACCGGATCGTGGTGCTGAACGAGGGGGTGGTGCAGCAGGTGGACACCCCGCTCAACCTCTACGAGCGCCCGGCCAACCTCTTCGTGGCCGGTTTCATCGGCAGCCCCTCGATGAACTTCCTGCGGGCGCGGCTGGAGGACCGCAACGGGCGCGTGGAGGTGGCGGCGAACGGGCTGCGCCTGCCAGTCCCGGCCGACCTGACGCCGCACGTGCGGGAGTGGCTGGGACAGGAGGTGGTCTTCGGCATCCGGCCCGAGGACATCGGCGACCGGGCGCTGCAGCCTGACGCGCCGCCCGAGTGGACGGTGCGGGGGATGGTGGACGTCCACGAACCGCTGGGGTCGGACATCATCCTCTACGTGACGGTGGGCGACCAGCAGGTGATCGCGCGGGTGGACGCGCACAGCCAGGCGCAGATGGGCCGCCCGGCGGAGATCGTCTTCAACATGCGCAAGATGCACCTCTTCAACCCGCAGACGACCATGGCCATCCTGTGAGCTGACGTCCACACCTCTGGGGCCTCCCCAGAAGCTCGGATTCCTCGGAATACCGAACAGGATACCGAACAGAACTCGGTCCGGACCGAGTTCTGTTCGTATTTCGTTCGATAGATCAGCCTACAAATAATTCGTTCATATGTTCGATATTTTGCTTAGTCTATGCTGCGTGAGGAGTATTCTCGAAGTTGTACCTTGAC is part of the Armatimonadota bacterium genome and harbors:
- the ugpC gene encoding sn-glycerol-3-phosphate ABC transporter ATP-binding protein UgpC yields the protein MAEVRLENVVKRFGNVTAVNRVTLEIPDKEFTVLVGPSGCGKTTCLRLIAGLEELTEGNIYIGNRLVNDVPPKDRDIAMVFQNYALYPHMSVYDNMAFGLRLRKYPKAEIDRRVREAAALLGIEGLLHRKPKQLSGGQRQRVALGRAIVRDPQVFLMDEPLSNLDAKLRVHTRAEIKKLHARLQTTTVYVTHDQVEAMTMGDRIVVLNEGVVQQVDTPLNLYERPANLFVAGFIGSPSMNFLRARLEDRNGRVEVAANGLRLPVPADLTPHVREWLGQEVVFGIRPEDIGDRALQPDAPPEWTVRGMVDVHEPLGSDIILYVTVGDQQVIARVDAHSQAQMGRPAEIVFNMRKMHLFNPQTTMAIL